The DNA segment ATTCCTAATCCTTGATGTGAATTTCAAAAAAGAAATCGGATGATGAGAATTCGCGAAATTTTAAAATTCCGGATAAATGATCTTCGCTTTCTTTGTTCTGATTCGAATTTAAACGTCTTGTATATTGTATCTTAACTCATGAATGCCTTAGACACAAATCTACTCAACTCGGAATTTTTCCGCCAAATCTTTGAAACTAGTCGAGATGGAATTGCTATTGCAAGTCTGGACGGAAATTTTCTCGAAGCAAATCCCGCTTTTCAAACTCTTACGGGATACTCTTTGCACGAACTTCGTAAAATCAGTTTTTGGGATCTTACACCTGAGGAATGGATTTCGTATCAAAGGAATATTTTTAAAGAACATTTATTTCCTTCGGGTTATTCTCAAGAATTTGAAAAGGAATATATTCGTAAAGACGGTTCGGTAATTCCCGTTTGTGTAAAAGCTTACCTCATTCAAGACGAAAGAAAAAAACCGGTCGCGATTTGGGGAATCGTTAGAGACATCTCCGAACAAAAACGAAACGAAGAAATTCGTCAAAAATTGTATGACGAGGTTAAGGAAGGATGGGAGGTGTTACGAAGAATTTTCTTTCTCAATCCGTTTCCTATGTCCATTTCCGAAATCGCAACGGGAAAACTCGTAGAGGCAAATCGAAAATTTGCGGAACAAGTCGATTCCGATCTGGAAAGTATTATCGGTAAGACCACTTCAGAATTGGGACTTTGGTTTTCTCCCGAAGTAAAAGAGACCGTCATTTCGACGATGAAACGGGAGGGTTTTGTAAATAATATCGAGATTCCGTTTCGAACAACAAAAGGAAAAGAATTTTGGGGGTTGTATTCCGCCCAAACCATAGAATACAAAGGCAATACCGCTCTTCTGAGTATCACGGTTCCCATGACGGATCGGATCAAGGAAGAAAAAGAAAAACAAAGACTGCTCGACGAGGTTCGTGAAAAAGAAGAGATTCTGAATCAGATTTTCCGTCTCAATCCCTCCGCAATCACATTATCAAAAGCGAATGGAAATTACATCGATGTTAACGATCTCTTTTTGGAATATCTCGGTAAAACCAGAGAAGAAACTCTTTCAAAGTCTCCGCTTGAACTCGGAGTGTATTACGATCCAAGCGATCGGGATAAAATCATTCAAGGACTTCAGCGCAACGGGATTGTTCGAAATTTAGAAGTAAAAATGAAAACCGCCGACGGGCAGGTAAAGACGATTCTATTTTCTGCGAGAATTTTAGAATCTTTTGGAGAAAAGAAAATTCTCGCGATCGGTCACGATATCACCGAAATCAAAGAGTCGGCACAAGATCTTGAAATTCTCGCAAAAGAATTGGAACGGAGTAAGGATCTATTTCAAAAATTATTTCAGCTGATTCCGTCCTCTCTTGTAGTCACCGATTTTGAAACACGAAAGATCGTAAATATCAACGAACGTTTTTTAGAGCTGATCAAATTGAAGCGAGAAGACGTGATCGGAAAAACCACTTCGGAGATTCATGTCTGGGACAGGGCGCCTAACTTTCGAAGTCAAGTCTACGAAGCGCTTTCAAAAACAAACGAAGTTAAGAATTTAGAATCCACTTTTTACGCCTCGGACGGCTCCGAGATCCCCATACTCTACTCTGCGAGAATCATAGAGATCGATGGAAAAAAACAAGTAATCTCTCTTGCAACGGATATTTCCGAAAAGAAAAATGCGGACGAAGAAAGACGAAAACTCGACGAAGAACTTCGGTTGAGCAAGGATCTTTTTGAAAAACTATTTCAGTTAACACCGGCGGCTGTTTCCCTTTCCGATTTTGAAACGGGAATTTATCGTCAGGTCAATCAATCTTACTGCGATCTCATCGGTTATACAAAAGAACAAATCATCGGCAAATCTTCGATCGAATTGGGGATTTGGAAAACTCCTTTTGACCGTGCAAAACTCAAAATGGAATTAGAAGAAAAAGGATGGTCCGGAAACATCGAGGCTACCATCCAAAGTTCTGATGGAACTTCAAAACACGTTCTTTCGGGAAATCGTGTTTTTAAACTTGAAGGAAGGACGATGTTGCTCGCGCTTCTTATCGACGTTACGGATAAAAAAATGATGGAGTCCGAACGAAACGAGTATTTTTCAAAAATGCAAGAGAGCAAGGACCTTTTCGAGATGATCTTTGAAATGAATCCCGATACGATCACTCTCAGCGATTTGCAGTTGGAAAAATACATCAAAGTAAACGAACATTTTTCCGAGATGTTTCAATATTCAAAAGAGGAAGCGATCGAAACCACTACGACGGATCTTGGGATCTGGAAAAATCTTGAAGATAAAAACGAAGTTTTGAGGAAGTTACGCGAAGAGGGATTGGTTCGCGATTACGAAGTGCAGTTTAGAAAAAAAGACGGGAACATGGTGGATACTTTGTTTTCCGCAAGATTAGTCAATATCGGAAATTCTCCCGCGGCGCTATCGATCACGAGAGATATCACACATCTAAAAAACGCCTCTCGAGAAGAAGACGAACAAACAAAACGGGTCACCTTACACGCGCAGGCGTTGCTGAAAATGACCACAGATCCCGATTTCGTATCCGGCGATTTCGAATCGGGGGCCAAAAAAATTGCGGTCATGGCTTCGGAAGTGCTCAATTGTGCTCGGGCTTCGGTCTGGATTTGGAATAAGGAAACTCCGGACTTTTGTACTTTGGTCGCAGGATGGGACTTGCAGTGCGGGGGGTATCTTTCCAAGGTAGATTTACCACTCGGGAATTTTCCAAAATATTATGAAGCGGTCCAAAAGGGTCGTTTTGTCGATGCTTTCGACGTGAGAAACGATCCTCGGACTTGCGAGTTTACGGAAGAATATTGGATTCCGTTAGGCATCGTTTCCTTATTAGATACCCCGTATTTTTTAAGGGGAGAAATCGCCGGTGTTCTCTGTCTTGAGCATAGGGGCGAAATGAGGAAGTGGCTCGATTACGAAAAACAATTTACGGTAACCGTTGCAGAACAATTGACTCAATTGACTTTAAACGCTGAAAGAAGAGAAGCCAAACAAGAACTGGAAAAAGCAGTTCAGATTCGCACCTCGGAATTGGGGCAAGCGCTTGAAAACCTACAAAAAACCCAAGACCAATTGATTCTTTCCGAAAAGATGGCGGCTCTCGGGCAACTCGTCGCGGGTATCGCTCACGAGATCAATAATCCGTTAGGCGCCATCTCGGCCCTTAGCGGAGAGTTACGAATCTATTTGAATTCGTCGGCGGATCGTTTGGAAAAACTTAGCCCCGAGTTTACATCGGTCGGTTCGAATTTTGTTCACAGTCTTTCGGAACTGATACGTCGAGGAATCGAAAGTAAGGATAGTGTTCTTTCGCGGGAAAATCGAAGAGTCGCAATCAGCGAGATCAAGGGAAGGTTGATCCGCCTAGGTTATACCAACGCGCACGATTTTGCGGATCGAATTTTGGACAGCGGTATTCCGTCTGCTTTGGACGAGTTCCCGATCTTGTTTGAGAATTCGGCTCATTCCGCTTTGATAAGATTCGCTTTGGATGAGATTCAGACATATAAAAATATTCTTTCGATCCGACTCGCCGTGGACAGAACTTCCAAAATCGTATATGCGCTTAAAAACTACGCCCATATCGATACGGAAGAAGTCGGCGGAAAGATCAAAATGGATCTCGCCGAAAACATCGAAACGGTTTTGACTATCTATCATAATAAAATCAAAGCCGGGGTGGATGTAGAACTTGAATATACGGATCGATTGATCATAGACGGCTATCCGGACGATCTGGTCCAGGTTTGGACCAATTTGATCTACAACGCTTTGCAGGCCATGCGTTTTAAAGGAAAGATTAAAATTTCCATTTCGGATCTGGGCGAAGAAGTTATGGTTTCGATTCACGATAACGGTCCCGGGATTCCGCAAGAAATGCAGGCTAGGATTTTTGATCCCTTTTTTACCACAAAGGGTCCCGGAGAGGGAAGCGGATTGGGGCTTGATATATCCCGTCGAATCGTAAAAAAACACGAAGGACGAATCGAACTCAAATCGGAGCCGGGCAACACTATCTTTCACGTATTTCTTCCCAAAAAATAATTTTTATCACGTCTAACGATTTTCAATCGAATCCGGAAGAAAAAATCCGGATCAAAAAATATTTTCGGATTTCTATCCTGAATCTGTGTTTCCAGTTTTAAAAGAGTCATATGTGGTTTGTATCGATGAATATTAGGATTTTAGAATTCGATTAGAATCAACGCGACGATGTTTGTCCGCAGCAAGATTGCGTGTTTTGGATCCGTGATACGGAATACGCGACGGTATAGATATAAAATACAACTCGGATAAACAATCCGCATAGGAAATCGAATAGATTTTTTTTGCGGGTCGAATTTAGGATCAATCAATGGATTTTAAAGACTATTTTAGGCTTTCAAAATTCTGCGAGTTTTGCTAACTTTTTAAACAATAAAAAGTTGAATTCTCATAGAATATTGTTTCCATTGCCTGATGGAAAATAAAATTCTCGGTTTGTTTTTTATCTTAGGAGTTACGATTTCTATCAGTAGCTTCTTTTTTCCAAAAACTGAAAACATTTCCGATCCCGCTGCCACCGCAAAGCTTTCTTTTATACAGGAGTTGTTTCAAGGAATCGAAACCACGTTTCAAGAAATCAAAACAATTCTGAAATCTTCGAGTTCCTCCAATTCCACTCCTTCGTCGTTTCCGCAGAATCCGTCGGATGAGGATCCAAATGATATTTTTAGTCGTGGGATTGCGGAATACGAAAAGAAAAATTATCAAAAGGCTGTGGAAGAGTATTCCCACTATTTGGAAAAAGTTCCCGGTGATTCCGCCGGTTATTACAATCGAGGTCTTGCTTATTATTATTCAGATCGTTATTTGGAAGCGATGGCCGACTTTGAAAAAGTGGTCGAATTGAATCCGAAAGACGCAGGAGCTTATCTTTACAAAGGATATAGTGCCGAACAGTTGAAAGATTGTATGCAGGCGATCGAAGACTTTCAGAAAGCGATTGATCTTGGGGAAGATCATTCGGAAGTATATGGACACAAAGCACGTTGTGAGAACATGGAAGAGAACCACGAGCAAGCGTTGAAGGACGCTTTGAAAGCGGTCTCCTTGGATAAAAAAAATACAAACGCCATTTTTGAAGTCGGATTTGCCCAGTATGCATTGAAAAAATACTCCGACTCCGTTGTGAGTTACAATCGCGTTTTGCAGTTGGACCCAAAGGATGAAATTGCTTTGCACAATCGCGGACTTGCGTATGTTTTTTTAAAAAAGACTGCGCTGGGTTGTAAAGATTTTCAGAAATCCTTGGATTTAGGATATGAAGATTCTAAAATGAAATTGAAACAATACTGTAAGTAACGTATTTGTTCGGTTTTTTATATTTTCGATATGAAATGAATTTTATCTTGAGTAATCATTTCGATTTTTCGGATTTTTAAATACCTTCTTCGTACAATCAAGGAGAAGGTGCTGAACTCGTTTGTAGTAAAATAAAATTTTCGGATCTTTCTACGATTCGAATTTTTCCCGATTTGATTTCCGTCTCCACACGTTTCAAAATTTTCTCGGAGGAGAGATACGGAGAATTGTATTTGCGATGAAAAAGAATCCATTTCTGCAAAGTTCGATTTTCTCGAATCGGGTAGGTTGGGTTTTTTAAAGATAAATACGGCGAAAGATGAAATCCGGCGGATACAAAACCTCCTTCGGGTATGGATTTTAGAATCGACTGCAACTCTTCCGCTTCTTGGGTTTTCGGCGAAAGCGGGATGGGATATTCCGTTTCCTTGGAATTTCGATAGACCGAAAAAAGAAACGTCAAAAGGATCAGATAAACCCATCTTTGTTGTCTCGAATCCGGCATTAAAAAATTTCGTTTAGAATCTTCGACTTTTTCCTGAAGTTTGCGCGCTCCCGATCTCAAAAATAAGATTAAGAACGGAATCAACGGATAGATATAATAGCTGTATAAATCTCTGACCCAGGGATGGATCGATAATCGAAAGATCGAGTAAAGTCCTAAAAACGGAATCAGTATCCATCCAGCGGTCAAATTCCAAAAACCGAATTCCAAACTCAAATCTCTCAGCCCTTTCCAGTATTGAAATCTACTTTCAGGATTTTGAATGTAAATTCCGATACTCGAAATCGGATTTTCAAACCCGGATCCCCAGTATTCCCTCCAGTTTCGTTCCGCGGAACTTCCGGCCATCCATCGGAATATAGGATGCAAAATCAAAAGATAAAAGACGCAGAGAATGAGAACGGAAATCCAGATCCGTTTTCTTTTCGGATCCGCAAAAATCAAAGTCGCGGAAAGCGCGCTAAGATAGATCGAAAGATCTTCTTTGATTCCCAAAAATAAAAAAAGACCGATGATTAAAATCCAGATCTTTTGTTTTTGAACCCCGTATAAAATCACGAGAAACAGGATCGGAACCAGTGTTTCGAAATGTAAAGAATGTCCCAATCGATAAAAACTGGAAGAGCCGGCCCAAAGTAACGTTGCCGCTAAGGATAATTCTTCGGAGATAGAACATTCTCTTAGATAAAAGTAGAGGAGGGGAATGGTGATCGCGCTGTAAAAGAAAATTCCGATTCCAAAACCAAGGCTCGGACCGAACAACATCGGAAACGGAGATAAAAGTAAAATCGAAGGCGTCATGTGATGCGAAAGAAAGTTCGCGTTTTCATTCCAGCCATAGTATTGAGTTTGAAAGAAATCTCCCGAAAAGGTTGCGGCCATCATTCTGGATTGTGCGGTATAATCCAAGTCGCCTAACAGAAATGAATGAAGAGCGTTTCTTGTATAATTGATTCCTTCTCCAAACACAAATCCGGACCAAAATAGGATCCAAATCATCGGAGAAATTTTCCAGGTGAAAACGGATTCTTTTTGAAATCGAATGAAAAGCCAGTGGAAGGATCCGCCAAACAACAAAAGCAGAATCAAACAATATCCGGACCAGCCCATGGATCCGACCCAATATTGAACGGGAAGATAGAATAAAAAGAACGGATAGAAAAATAAAACGGGCATATTGCTTTGTCCAGCTTTCATTTCTTCTTTCTAAATTCTTTCGAAAAAATTGAGGCTATTCATTTTAGTCTTTGTTCCCCGGCGAAAGTCGTTTTTCTTCTTGGAGTCGTTTTGGGCGAGTAAAAGCAAGGTTTTCGAGCGGTTTTCTAAGTCAAATTCCATTCTTTGAACGTTAAAATCGAATAAAAAATTATTTACAAACCTCGAATTTCCCGGAAAAGTCTCCAGGCTTGTTATCAATTGCAAAGGAGTAAGGTCAATGGCGTTTGAAAGCCCGGACGGAATGTCCTCATCAGAAAGTGTAGGTTTCCTCTCTCAAATGGGGAGTTCGTTTAAAAGTATTCTTACCGGAATCGTATTGTTACCGGTTTCGTTTATTATTATTTACAACGTGGAAACTTGTGAGCAGGCGAGCGCCGCTCTTAAAAACGCGGCTCCTGTAGGCCAGGCAAAGGAAGGTCAACCTTCGTATGTAACCGGAACTCTGAAAGCGAGCCCTCTTGGTGGAGAGTTTGTAAAAAGCGGACCCTATATTTCTTATGCGGTCAGCTCCGAAGTATATGCCTGGGACGAGGAAGTAAAAACGGAAGGATCCGGAAACAACAAAAAGGAAGTCAGAAATTGTGTTCTTGAGTGGACTTCCTCCCCAGATAATCCTTCCAATTTCAAATTGTCCGGATGTCGCGCTAAAAAATTTCATAGAAAATCGGTACAAGATCGAACCGATTCTGCGGACGGTGCTTCCATCCTTGCCGATGGTAAGACGTATTCCGTAAGTTTAGCGGATGTAGATTTTACTTCTCAAGTTTCTTCCAGAGACGCGAACGAAGACGAGATTGTCTCCAACGGATTTATCTATGGAGAGGGATATCTTCATAGTTCCAAGGCATGTGCGAAAGAAGAACTAGAAGGTTGCGAACGCGTGAAAGTTTCCGTAACTCCGGTTCCGGAAGGTGATATGACTTTTATCGGCGAGATCAAAGGCACTCGAGTCGGCAAATTTATCTCTAGCGAAGGAAATAAATTTTTGAGCGCGAGTGTGGGCGGTTTTGCTGAAACGATGAAAGACATCCAATCCGATGACAATACTATGAAATGGGTGGGTAGATTTTGCGGTTTTCTCGCTATGTTTATCAGTTTTACGATGATGGCGGGACCTCTGACTTCGCTCTTAAGTTTTATTCCGTTTATCGGAGATTTGGGCGGCGGTTTGATCAAAGTTGTCTTAGGAATCATTGCCTTTGTTTTGACTGCGATCACGATTCTTCTCGTAAAATTCTGGTATATTTGGCTCGTTCTTCTTTTAGGAGGAATCGGGTATGCGATCTATAAGAAAAAATTCGCTCCTGGTGCGGCCACTTAGTCGACTCTGAGGGGATTTTGTTTTTTGAAAAAACCGGCTTCCGCTTAAGGGGCCGGTTTTTTTGTATTCTGGCCGCGGTTCTCCTGTTTGGTTTGGATGATCGGTCGGTTCGATTTTGGACCGAAGATACCCTTTTCGCTTGCATCGGTAAGGCGGAATGTATCTTTCTTTGTCTTTGAATTTTATTCATTCCCCTGTTTTTTGAGTAAATCAAATCAATTTTTCTTTGTCAATCTGTCGTATTTGATCGAGAATTTGCGTTTCTCTATCAAGTGAATATTAAATAACAAATGTTATATTAAATGCAGACAAAGAATTCCTGGGTGGTATCAAGAGTGTAAAATCTGAACGATCGGTATAAAAAAACATTTGCATAGATTCATTCCGGAATTAGGATCTTACATATATATAAATCTTGTAACGATCGTTACGAGACAGGCGTCTTTCGGGAAGCCGACGAAGAGGATTAGGGATGAATTTGAAAGTTAAAGATATACGAAAGTCGATCTATGCGAATCTAATTTACGCGAAACCAGTTCGATGGTTTGGAATTTTGTGTGTTTTTTATTTTCTCTTATTCTTTGTTTCGGTCTGTAAACCTCCATCTACAAAATACGATCCTAACGTTTTCTTTGATAATATCGATTCTTATGACGGAATTTCCCTATTCACCGTTCTGAACGGATTTCCGGTTCTCAAAAGTTTTTTTGTCAGCTTGGAACCTGTTGATTTTAACAACGCTCTGGGGAATAATCTCGCCAAGGCTAGCCGAGAAGATAATTTAGGAACGCTTCGATCAGCACAGTCCGCTCTTATTGTCAGTCGCACAAGCATTCAAAATCTAAGTTTGGATTCCGCGTCTCTGATCGATAAGATGGAACATACCAATCCGACGGCGTATGACGCGGTTCAGCCGATTTTCGAGAAAATTCGAAATTATCCAAAACCGGTCGTACGAAATCTGGTTCCTCTTTCGGCTAACGCACTTCGTCAGGAATATCTTTCGAAAACGTCGGATCAGGTGACTCAATCGATCCGTAACTTTTCCTCCGATCTAAAAAGCGCGAGCACTCGCGATCTTTTGGTGCAGATCGAGGACGTAGCTTACAAAGGTCTTGTTTCCAATGCGACAGCGAGATCCGGAATTGAAAGTCTTCTCAGCGGTTTTTTTGATCCCGCGTTGATTGCGGATCGTTCTCTCAAAGACGGATTGATTTCGATTCTTTATGATCTCGGTGAGATGATGTTTAAAAAAGCGGGTTTTAGCGATTTCAAAACTCCAAACACCGCGCTGAAAGAGCTCGTTTTTAATTTGGATAAATATTTTACCGCGGGTGGGGCGCAACATAACGCGGATTACAGCGATGTCAATCATCCGGCGGAATTGAAATCGCTGATGATGGAAGGATTTCAGATCGTTCGAAGTTTTTTGGACACAGGGGCGCTCACCGCGACTCCGGTGAATCTTCTTGAAAAGACCGCGGAGAATTTGAGTCTGCTCGATTTTGCTTCGACACCGACAAACGTGGACGCTTCTCTCAAAGAATTGATTCGAATCGATGTCAACGGAAAGGATCGGGCCTTTGACGGAACCAGTCGTGCCATGTCCGCTTTGGAGACTTTGTTTGTGGTTCTTTCGATCGCAAACAACTACGGGTTTCATTGGCAGGTCGGTTCTACTGCGAACTACTGTCATTACGATACCCCTCCGGCAAATACAGATTGTGAGAACGATTGGATTTCCGGAACTACCGGAGGAGAGTTGACGGTAGGGGATGCGATTCATTCTCTCAAATCGGTGATGGGTTCCACGAGCGCATTCAATTTTAAGAATATTACAAATTTAAGTAGAAGTAGCAATAAGGTCTTTCGATCGAATCCAGCAACCGGATTGATGCAGATACATCGATTTGATCTGAACAGCCGCGTTCTTTCTCTTTTGGAAGATAATGCAAGGGGAGTGACTGCTCCGGTAGCGGACCCAACCGCGGGTAATTATGACCGTGTTTACAACAAAACAATTCCGTGGGCTCTCAACTGGGTCAAACGGGTTACTTACGGCGGTTACGGCCCGTATTACAATAAAAACCGAAGGGACGGTGCCGGAAATTTTCTTTCTCCGGACGGAACGATCACAAGAAACAACGATTTGAGCGAAACCCTCTTTCGGCCGACCTGGCAAACCAGAAGATACGAAATTCAACTCAATCTACCGGCTCCTAACAATACGAAACACGTCGGTTTGAGAGGAAACGTTCAGAACGCAGCCAATGTTCCCAATACATTCTATACGATCACCGAAATTCCGAAGGCGGACGCACAACGCGCGGTCGATTCGGACGAAGAGGCGTTTTACAAAAATCTACAGTGGCTTTTGTATGAAAAACGGTTTGTGGCGGTTTTACCGGTTCGCGCAAAGTTAACCGCCACCGTCGCGTTCGAAGAAGCGTTGTTTATCACTGCGATCGGAAACGGTCTTGTGGGGATGCTCAATCTCAAACCGAACTGCAATCCGACCGCTTGCGCTACCGATAACGGACGTTGGACGATCGACAATACCAATTATGTAAAGGCATACAATTCCGCGGGAACCGATCTTGCATATCTTTCGAATACTCCCGCCGATTCGGTGATGCTCTTGGAAGGTTGGGGTTTTGGTGCGGACGGACAACAGGCGTTTCAAGTTACGTTCGTATACCCGGCGCTTTGGTCTTTGATCGTTCCCAGTCCCGATCTGATCTACGGAATGTTGCCTCCCGTGATTTCACGCAACGTTCCCGTATTGGAGCGTTTGGGTTTTACGACTTCCGACAAAGTGATTCCGGATCAGGTGAACGCCAATTGGGAAAAAAGAAATACACTGACACCGATGGTGGTCGCTCTCGGAAAGGCTTTGGACGATCAGGTCTCCGGTCAAACCACTGCGGGTTTTAAAAATCCTTATACTTTGCTCGCGAACTTGGCCGAAATTTTTTCCAGACCTCTTGTTTTTTTCGGGCCGGACACGACCGCGACCTTTCCGACAAACGGCGCTCCGCCTAGTTTTACTCAAATTCGAATCATAGGAATGGCGGACGGTTTTCGAAACCCGATCGCATCCACGATGGAATACTTTCCGCTTACTAATTTGGGAACACAGGAATACAGAACTCTGATCAGCGTTTTGTCAGAAAATACGAGGCGATTTCAAGACGGAGTTTTAAACCTGATCGGCAAAACGCAACTTCTGAC comes from the Leptospira sp. WS92.C1 genome and includes:
- a CDS encoding PAS domain S-box protein; amino-acid sequence: MNALDTNLLNSEFFRQIFETSRDGIAIASLDGNFLEANPAFQTLTGYSLHELRKISFWDLTPEEWISYQRNIFKEHLFPSGYSQEFEKEYIRKDGSVIPVCVKAYLIQDERKKPVAIWGIVRDISEQKRNEEIRQKLYDEVKEGWEVLRRIFFLNPFPMSISEIATGKLVEANRKFAEQVDSDLESIIGKTTSELGLWFSPEVKETVISTMKREGFVNNIEIPFRTTKGKEFWGLYSAQTIEYKGNTALLSITVPMTDRIKEEKEKQRLLDEVREKEEILNQIFRLNPSAITLSKANGNYIDVNDLFLEYLGKTREETLSKSPLELGVYYDPSDRDKIIQGLQRNGIVRNLEVKMKTADGQVKTILFSARILESFGEKKILAIGHDITEIKESAQDLEILAKELERSKDLFQKLFQLIPSSLVVTDFETRKIVNINERFLELIKLKREDVIGKTTSEIHVWDRAPNFRSQVYEALSKTNEVKNLESTFYASDGSEIPILYSARIIEIDGKKQVISLATDISEKKNADEERRKLDEELRLSKDLFEKLFQLTPAAVSLSDFETGIYRQVNQSYCDLIGYTKEQIIGKSSIELGIWKTPFDRAKLKMELEEKGWSGNIEATIQSSDGTSKHVLSGNRVFKLEGRTMLLALLIDVTDKKMMESERNEYFSKMQESKDLFEMIFEMNPDTITLSDLQLEKYIKVNEHFSEMFQYSKEEAIETTTTDLGIWKNLEDKNEVLRKLREEGLVRDYEVQFRKKDGNMVDTLFSARLVNIGNSPAALSITRDITHLKNASREEDEQTKRVTLHAQALLKMTTDPDFVSGDFESGAKKIAVMASEVLNCARASVWIWNKETPDFCTLVAGWDLQCGGYLSKVDLPLGNFPKYYEAVQKGRFVDAFDVRNDPRTCEFTEEYWIPLGIVSLLDTPYFLRGEIAGVLCLEHRGEMRKWLDYEKQFTVTVAEQLTQLTLNAERREAKQELEKAVQIRTSELGQALENLQKTQDQLILSEKMAALGQLVAGIAHEINNPLGAISALSGELRIYLNSSADRLEKLSPEFTSVGSNFVHSLSELIRRGIESKDSVLSRENRRVAISEIKGRLIRLGYTNAHDFADRILDSGIPSALDEFPILFENSAHSALIRFALDEIQTYKNILSIRLAVDRTSKIVYALKNYAHIDTEEVGGKIKMDLAENIETVLTIYHNKIKAGVDVELEYTDRLIIDGYPDDLVQVWTNLIYNALQAMRFKGKIKISISDLGEEVMVSIHDNGPGIPQEMQARIFDPFFTTKGPGEGSGLGLDISRRIVKKHEGRIELKSEPGNTIFHVFLPKK
- a CDS encoding tetratricopeptide repeat protein yields the protein MENKILGLFFILGVTISISSFFFPKTENISDPAATAKLSFIQELFQGIETTFQEIKTILKSSSSSNSTPSSFPQNPSDEDPNDIFSRGIAEYEKKNYQKAVEEYSHYLEKVPGDSAGYYNRGLAYYYSDRYLEAMADFEKVVELNPKDAGAYLYKGYSAEQLKDCMQAIEDFQKAIDLGEDHSEVYGHKARCENMEENHEQALKDALKAVSLDKKNTNAIFEVGFAQYALKKYSDSVVSYNRVLQLDPKDEIALHNRGLAYVFLKKTALGCKDFQKSLDLGYEDSKMKLKQYCK
- a CDS encoding DUF2079 domain-containing protein; the protein is MKAGQSNMPVLFFYPFFLFYLPVQYWVGSMGWSGYCLILLLLFGGSFHWLFIRFQKESVFTWKISPMIWILFWSGFVFGEGINYTRNALHSFLLGDLDYTAQSRMMAATFSGDFFQTQYYGWNENANFLSHHMTPSILLLSPFPMLFGPSLGFGIGIFFYSAITIPLLYFYLRECSISEELSLAATLLWAGSSSFYRLGHSLHFETLVPILFLVILYGVQKQKIWILIIGLFLFLGIKEDLSIYLSALSATLIFADPKRKRIWISVLILCVFYLLILHPIFRWMAGSSAERNWREYWGSGFENPISSIGIYIQNPESRFQYWKGLRDLSLEFGFWNLTAGWILIPFLGLYSIFRLSIHPWVRDLYSYYIYPLIPFLILFLRSGARKLQEKVEDSKRNFLMPDSRQQRWVYLILLTFLFSVYRNSKETEYPIPLSPKTQEAEELQSILKSIPEGGFVSAGFHLSPYLSLKNPTYPIRENRTLQKWILFHRKYNSPYLSSEKILKRVETEIKSGKIRIVERSENFILLQTSSAPSP
- a CDS encoding TMEM43 family protein, with amino-acid sequence MAFESPDGMSSSESVGFLSQMGSSFKSILTGIVLLPVSFIIIYNVETCEQASAALKNAAPVGQAKEGQPSYVTGTLKASPLGGEFVKSGPYISYAVSSEVYAWDEEVKTEGSGNNKKEVRNCVLEWTSSPDNPSNFKLSGCRAKKFHRKSVQDRTDSADGASILADGKTYSVSLADVDFTSQVSSRDANEDEIVSNGFIYGEGYLHSSKACAKEELEGCERVKVSVTPVPEGDMTFIGEIKGTRVGKFISSEGNKFLSASVGGFAETMKDIQSDDNTMKWVGRFCGFLAMFISFTMMAGPLTSLLSFIPFIGDLGGGLIKVVLGIIAFVLTAITILLVKFWYIWLVLLLGGIGYAIYKKKFAPGAAT